In Rhea pennata isolate bPtePen1 chromosome 8, bPtePen1.pri, whole genome shotgun sequence, one genomic interval encodes:
- the TOR3A gene encoding torsin-3A, whose protein sequence is MGQSMLLSCLGLACCLLLLLAGSEALGSRGKEQSSQEEDHGAVAEGGPWGTAKYQALKKHFGAVGALSKQYWQLLACKVWQEGCEEEREEDEAGLHPGWSLPLVGQDYLEILSSWYCSFGKCCETGDCRVVNNITGLELDLNGQLHGQHLAKEVVVQAVRGFLQSPRPEKALVLSFHGWSGTGKNFVARMVASHLYRDGLKSECVRMFISLFHFPHHNYVDSYKVQLKKQISETIQLCKQSLFIFDEAEKLHLGLLDTIKPFMARYDNKGQVDYQRSIFLFLSNIGGNTINEVALDFWRAGRAREEISMEFLEQQLRLELLEPADNSYARSHFLEENLIDFFVPFLPLEYRHVKLCARDAFLARGLPYTEAALDEVAKMMVFVPKEEKLFSAQGCKSVSQRINYFLP, encoded by the exons ATGGGCCAGAGCATGCTCCTGTCCTGCCTGGGGTTGGcttgctgtctgctgctgctgctggcaggctCCGAAGCgctggggagcagaggaaaagaacagagtTCCCAGGAAGAGGATCATGGTGCAGTGGCAGAGGGGGGACCATGGGGCACAGCAAAGTACCAAGCCCTGAAGAAGCACTTCGGAGCTGTGGGTGCTCTCTCCAAGCAGTACTGGCAGTTGCTGGCTTGCAAGGTCTGGCAGGAGGGCTGTGAAGAAGAGCGGGAGGAAGATGAGGCCGGTCTCCATCCAG GTTGGAGCTTGCCCCTGGTGGGCCAGGATTACCTAGAGATCCTCTCTTCCTGGTACTGCAGCTTTGGCAAGTGCTGTGAGACTGGAGACTGCAGGGTAGTCAACAACATCACAG GACTAGAATTGGACCTGAATGGACAACTCCATGGGCAGCACTTGGCCAAAGAAGTTGTTGTCCAGGCAGTGCGAGGGTTTCTGCAGAGCCCACGGCCAGAGAAGGCTCTAGTCCTGTCCTTCCACGGCTGGTCTGGCACAGGCAAGAACTTTGTGGCCCGGATGGTGGCCAGTCACCTATATCGGGATGGGCTGAAGAGTGAATGTGTCAGGATGTTCATCTCTCTCTTCCACTTCCCCCATCACAATTACGTGGACTCATACAAG GTTCAGCTGAAGAAGCAAATAAGCGAGACCATACAGCTCTGCAAGCAGTCCCTGTTCATCTTTGATGAAGCCGAGAAACTTCATTTGGGCCTTCTGGACACAATCAAACCCTTCATGGCTCGCTATGACAACAAGGGCCAGGTGGATTACCAGAGGTCCATCTTCCTCTTTCTCAG CAATATTGGTGGCAACACCATCAATGAGGTAGCCCTGGACTTCTGGCGAGCCGGGCGGGCACGGGAAGAGATTTCCATGGAGttcctggagcagcagctgcggcTGGAGTTGCTGGAACCTGCAG ACAACAGTTACGCCCGCAGCCACTTCCTTGAAGAGAACCTCATTGACTTCTTTGTGCCGTTCCTGCCCTTGGAGTATCGCCACGTGAAACTGTGTGCAAGGGATGCTTTCCTGGCCCGTGGACTTCCATACACAGAGGCAGCCCTTGATGAGGTGGCCAAGATGATGGTGTTTGTCCCCAAAGAGGAGAAACTTTTCTCAGCACAGGGCTGTAAATCTGTATCTCAGCGTATCAATTACTTTCTTCCCTGA